Part of the bacterium genome, ATTGCTTGAAAAGATAGGCGTGCCGGTGATTAATGCCATAACCCTATATACCCAATCAGCGGATGAATGGAGAAAGTCGTCGGTTGGTCTTGATATACTTGAGCGGGTATGGCTGGTTGCTTTGCCTGAAATACCAGGAATCATCCAGCCAACGGTTATTGCCACAAAGGAAAAGATGGTAGATGCAGAAACCGGGATGGAGTATGTAGAGGAAAAACCATTACCAGAAAGGATAAATCAGCTTGTTAATCGGGTAAAGGCATGGATAAACCTTCAGGATAAACCAAACAGGGACAAGCGGGTAGCGATTATCTATTACAACTATCCGCCAGGTAAGCAAAACATCGGTGCCTCTTATCTGAATGTGCTTCCGCAGAGCCTTTGGGAGATACTTAATAGGCTAAAGGCTGAAGGTTATGATACAGGTGCTGATGAGATTACCAAAGAGCAACTCTTTCATGATATCCATAGATACGCAAGGAACATCGGCAATTGGGCACAGGGTGAGCTGGATAGACTTGTAAAAGCAAGGGCGCCAATCCTCATTCCCATTTCTACCTATAAACAATGGTTTAAAGAATTGCCCGAAGGCTTTAAGAAAGCAGTGATAAAAGATTGGGGAGAACCAGAAGAATGTAAGATTATGACCTGGGTAAATCCTGATGGGAAGAAATTTATCGTTATCCCTGCTGTCCAATACGGAAATATACTCTTTACCCCGCAGCCCTCACGCGGCTGGGAGCAGGATATCAAAAAACTCTATCACGATGTTACCCTTAGCCCACATCACCAGTATGTTGCCTTTTATTTGTGGCTCAAAAAGGTTTTTTCGCCAGATGCAGTGGCACATATCGGCACTCACGGAACACATGAATGGCTTAATGGTAAAGAGGTAGGTTTTACTGATTGCGACCCACCAGAGGTGTTGATACAAGATTTGCCTAATATCTATCCATATATTGTTGATGATGTAGGAGAAGGGCTTCAGGCAAAGCGTCGGGGTATGGCGGTGATTATCGACCATATGACCCCACCATTTAATAAGGCCGGTCTGAATAAAGAACTCAAAGAACTGGCTGCCGTTATCAATGACTATAATGTAGCCATTGACAAAAGCCCCTTGCTTGGCCAGGCCAGGTTGTCGGAGATAAACAAGATGGCTAAGCAGATGGGGCTGTTAACTGATTTAGGACTAAAAGGGATAAGCTCAGAGGAGGAGATAGAGATGATAGAGCACTACATCAAGGAGATAGCCGAGAAGCAGACACCTTTTGGCTTACATACCTTTGGGAGGTCACCTGAGGAAAAATATCGGAAAACAACCGCTGAGGCGATTATCTCCATTGAGCAAAATCTGACTGATGAGGAAAAACACAAGCAGATAGCCGAGATTGAAGAGAGAATAGTTAAGTCTGGACAGAGGGAACTTGATTCCTTTATTGCCGCACTCTCAGGGAAATACATCCCTGCCGGACAGGGCAATGACCCCATCAGAAATCCCAATTCCCTCCCTACTGGCAAAAACTTCTATTCCTTTGACCCAACAAGGATTCCTGCAAAATCTACTTATGAAATAGGGGTAAGGTTAGCCCAAGAGCTTATTGAGGGCTATAAACAGAGGCATGGGACATATCCAGATAAACTTACCTTCAACCTCTGGTCAGTTGAGACCATAAGGCAGGAGGGTGTAATGGAGTCCCAGATTATGTATCTTATGGGTATAAGACCAAAATGGGACGAGCGGGGAAGGGTCGTTGGGGTCGAAGCAATACCAAGAAGTGAACTTGGCAGACAGAGGATAGATGTAACCATTGTTCCAACAGGACTCTACAGAGATTTGTTTTCCAATCTTATGGTACTCCTGGACAAGGCGGTAACATTGGCAAAGGAACAAATTGAGGATGACAACCTCATCCGGACTAATGTGCTGAAGACAAAAAAGATGCTTGTAGAAAAGGGGATAGAGGAAGACAAGGCAGAACGGCTTGCGTCTGTGAGAATCTTCACGGAGCCTTCAGGTGCTTATGGCACTAATCTGAGTAATGTCATCCCCTTATCCAACACATGGGAGAATGAAAGACAAGTGGCGGATGTCTATTTTATGCGGATGAGTTATCTTTATGGTCAAGGGTTTTGGGGAGACAAAGGACAAATTGCGGATTGCGGCTTGCAGATTGCAAATTTGAACCCCGAGTCCCGAGTTTGGACAGAGGATATCAGCCTGACCCTCTTCAAGAATGCCTTATCCGGCACAAAGATAGCAATTCACGGCCGCTCGAGTAATGTTTATGCTACTCTGGATATCGATGACGTCTTTCAGTATCTTGGCGGGACAGCAATGGCAATTCGTGTAATTGATGGAAAGACCCCTGAGGTTTATATTACCAATATGTCCAATCCCAAGTATCCAAAGCAGGAAACGCTGGAAAAATTTATGGGCAGGGAGATGCGGACAAGGTATCTCAACCCCGAATGGATTAAGGAAATGATGAAAGAAGGGTATGCCGGTGCAAGGTTTATAGATAAGATTGTTGAGCATCTGTGGGGTTGGCAGGTTACTGTGCCAGAGGCAGTTGATTCTGCTAAATGGAATGAGATGTATGAAACCTATGTTCTGGATAAGAATGGGTTGGGAATAAAGGATATGTTCAGGCAGGCAAAGAATATGTGGGCATATCAATCAATAGTAGCTCGAATGCTTGAGACGGTAAGGAAAAATTATTGGAAACCCGATAAAGAGGTTATAGAGACTCTGGCAATAGAATATGCAGATACTGTTCGAGAGGTTGGACTTGCTTGCTGTGACCACACTTGCAATAACCCATTACTGACGAAGTTTACCTCATCTGTGCTGGTTTCTGTGCC contains:
- a CDS encoding cobaltochelatase subunit CobN, which translates into the protein MCRSRWLFIILSCIIVQIAYAEPIQIGIFLGDSYSKTGLKAIKEIEKEYPTIKEQVCFHLYTSRRIKDKKDISNIASSKTIFFFYIHDSQIVEIAKPDIETVIKKGGRVYAVSGPYKKEHQDMGLIDDERITAYYKENGIANIKNMMLFTLHRDFGIDLPYKEPVPVVIFDFGIYLRHRGTEAQREINPGTNTDTDSQIVETLEDFLRLYHPQSQDKWIALTFYKTSFYSGNLSHINAIIDGLEKGGFNVLPVYGYPPQAVIERYLLPMQGKLRLIIGLSLKMGIDPKVLNPLLEKIGVPVINAITLYTQSADEWRKSSVGLDILERVWLVALPEIPGIIQPTVIATKEKMVDAETGMEYVEEKPLPERINQLVNRVKAWINLQDKPNRDKRVAIIYYNYPPGKQNIGASYLNVLPQSLWEILNRLKAEGYDTGADEITKEQLFHDIHRYARNIGNWAQGELDRLVKARAPILIPISTYKQWFKELPEGFKKAVIKDWGEPEECKIMTWVNPDGKKFIVIPAVQYGNILFTPQPSRGWEQDIKKLYHDVTLSPHHQYVAFYLWLKKVFSPDAVAHIGTHGTHEWLNGKEVGFTDCDPPEVLIQDLPNIYPYIVDDVGEGLQAKRRGMAVIIDHMTPPFNKAGLNKELKELAAVINDYNVAIDKSPLLGQARLSEINKMAKQMGLLTDLGLKGISSEEEIEMIEHYIKEIAEKQTPFGLHTFGRSPEEKYRKTTAEAIISIEQNLTDEEKHKQIAEIEERIVKSGQRELDSFIAALSGKYIPAGQGNDPIRNPNSLPTGKNFYSFDPTRIPAKSTYEIGVRLAQELIEGYKQRHGTYPDKLTFNLWSVETIRQEGVMESQIMYLMGIRPKWDERGRVVGVEAIPRSELGRQRIDVTIVPTGLYRDLFSNLMVLLDKAVTLAKEQIEDDNLIRTNVLKTKKMLVEKGIEEDKAERLASVRIFTEPSGAYGTNLSNVIPLSNTWENERQVADVYFMRMSYLYGQGFWGDKGQIADCGLQIANLNPESRVWTEDISLTLFKNALSGTKIAIHGRSSNVYATLDIDDVFQYLGGTAMAIRVIDGKTPEVYITNMSNPKYPKQETLEKFMGREMRTRYLNPEWIKEMMKEGYAGARFIDKIVEHLWGWQVTVPEAVDSAKWNEMYETYVLDKNGLGIKDMFRQAKNMWAYQSIVARMLETVRKNYWKPDKEVIETLAIEYADTVREVGLACCDHTCNNPLLTKFTSSVLVSVPGLSSQVQGLAKALKSIQQPNSPQVNNSQRTKSEVKIIVPDNKGKAVEGYEMKNVSDSGGASSAPIPYLFITGFLAFLGLIMWGWKSKGK